One genomic segment of Novosphingobium sp. RL4 includes these proteins:
- a CDS encoding sugar phosphate isomerase/epimerase family protein produces the protein MVHPRLSVDAMCSFQWPFARELALWKDMGLRHAGLLMNKIADDPDRDLKALGDAGIRVSTLITAGFQLGDPSSWSATRAIHRAMIDLVAAHRGHSIYFTTGRTVSCDWDEDFALFAEAVAPTVAHARERGVIAAFEPSLRTSASFCTTLADAVEIAEATGLGIVSDFSNNWMERGLRGTLKRAMPHIALVQIGDIAISGTGGRSHIGQGDLPLERMMGDVLDAGYEGVFDLEVVPADYTANTNEDELRAGISAASDLLHAMNI, from the coding sequence ATGGTGCACCCTCGCCTTTCGGTCGATGCGATGTGTTCGTTCCAGTGGCCGTTCGCGCGCGAACTGGCACTGTGGAAGGACATGGGCCTGCGTCATGCCGGGCTGCTGATGAACAAGATCGCCGACGATCCCGACCGCGACCTCAAGGCTCTCGGCGATGCCGGTATCCGCGTCAGCACGTTGATCACCGCCGGCTTCCAGCTCGGCGATCCCTCGTCCTGGAGCGCGACGCGGGCCATACACCGCGCGATGATCGACCTCGTGGCGGCTCACCGTGGGCACTCGATCTACTTCACGACCGGACGGACGGTCAGTTGCGACTGGGATGAAGATTTCGCGCTTTTTGCCGAAGCGGTCGCGCCGACCGTGGCCCATGCCCGCGAACGCGGCGTCATCGCGGCATTCGAGCCGAGCCTCAGAACCAGCGCCTCGTTCTGCACGACGCTGGCGGATGCCGTGGAGATCGCCGAGGCGACAGGGCTGGGCATCGTTTCCGACTTCAGCAACAACTGGATGGAACGCGGCCTTCGGGGAACCCTGAAACGGGCGATGCCTCATATCGCACTCGTCCAGATCGGCGACATCGCGATTTCCGGCACAGGCGGCCGTTCCCATATCGGCCAGGGCGACCTGCCGCTGGAACGCATGATGGGCGACGTGCTGGACGCGGGCTACGAAGGCGTCTTCGACCTCGAGGTCGTGCCTGCAGACTACACCGCGAATACGAACGAGGACGAATTGCGCGCCGGAATCTCCGCCGCTTCGGACCTGCTCCATGCCATGAACATCTGA
- a CDS encoding SDR family NAD(P)-dependent oxidoreductase, with product MSETFAGKAALIIGAGQNIGRRIAQEWAARGARVAVADISREGAEETAEILRRAGGEAIGLHCNVLDDASVEATIDAAEQALGPLDIHMNNAGILSGGNPQDIPMAEWQRMFDVNLFGMVRANNVIVPRMIARGSGHIVNTGSFAGLYPFAASRVHYAASKAAVVSMSQNLALYLKQYGIRVSCLCPGPVMTTSPDAMKHFSENYVMRAPGSHLSVKTQQETATVLSDAMEAGCILIPTHEEAWEMLVEVAADPDAFVEKKHREFLAGDPGRPGITQDVIDSIKV from the coding sequence ATGTCCGAGACTTTCGCAGGCAAGGCCGCGCTCATCATCGGTGCAGGCCAGAACATCGGTCGCCGCATCGCGCAGGAATGGGCGGCGCGCGGGGCCCGTGTCGCCGTGGCCGACATCAGCCGAGAGGGCGCGGAAGAAACCGCCGAGATCCTCCGGCGGGCAGGCGGCGAGGCGATCGGGCTGCATTGCAACGTGCTGGACGATGCCTCGGTAGAGGCGACCATCGACGCCGCCGAACAGGCGCTCGGGCCGCTCGACATTCACATGAACAATGCCGGCATCCTTTCAGGCGGTAACCCGCAGGACATTCCGATGGCGGAATGGCAGCGGATGTTCGACGTGAACCTCTTCGGCATGGTGCGAGCCAACAATGTGATCGTCCCGCGCATGATCGCGCGCGGGTCCGGCCATATCGTCAACACCGGCAGCTTCGCAGGGCTCTATCCCTTCGCGGCGAGCCGTGTCCATTATGCCGCTTCCAAGGCGGCGGTCGTGTCGATGTCGCAGAATCTCGCGCTCTACCTCAAGCAGTACGGCATCCGGGTAAGCTGCCTCTGTCCAGGCCCGGTCATGACGACTTCTCCCGATGCCATGAAGCACTTCAGCGAGAATTACGTGATGCGCGCGCCGGGCAGCCATCTTTCGGTCAAGACCCAGCAGGAAACCGCAACGGTCCTATCCGATGCGATGGAAGCCGGCTGCATTCTCATACCTACCCACGAAGAGGCATGGGAAATGCTGGTGGAGGTTGCCGCCGATCCGGATGCCTTCGTCGAAAAGAAACACCGCGAATTCCTCGCAGGCGATCCGGGCCGCCCCGGCATCACGCAGGACGTGATCGATTCGATCAAGGTCTGA
- a CDS encoding zinc-dependent alcohol dehydrogenase family protein, translating to MKALRLQAGQDSFSLLDLPSLSAGPGEIRVRIRAVSLNFRDGLVFSGLFPSPPGLIPLSDGAGEVVEVGEGVTRYAVGDRVISLFHPNWGDGHIDRADLDNSPGGPADGFACGEVVRPASHFTPAPRNLSFVEAACLPCAGVTAWRAVVADGAVKPGARVLVLGTGGVSLFALQFAKAAGATVIAVSSSPAKLAHLRRLGADHVIDRNETPQWAEAVLELTGGLGVEHVIEVGGPNTLPQSVRAARTGAHIAIIGATAGFETDSMPFAAVQAKRLCLQAVTVGSRRDQIDMVRCIEAHDLHPVVDRVFPLAEFAEAMAHMRSGCQVGKVSLEI from the coding sequence ATGAAAGCGCTGCGTCTACAGGCAGGCCAGGACAGTTTCTCTCTTCTTGATTTGCCATCCCTTTCGGCAGGGCCGGGCGAAATCCGCGTTCGTATCCGTGCCGTATCGCTTAACTTTCGTGACGGGCTGGTGTTCTCGGGCCTGTTTCCCTCGCCGCCCGGCCTGATCCCCCTCTCCGATGGCGCGGGTGAAGTGGTGGAAGTGGGAGAAGGCGTCACCCGGTATGCGGTTGGCGACAGGGTCATCAGCCTGTTCCACCCCAATTGGGGCGATGGCCATATCGACCGCGCCGACCTGGACAATTCGCCGGGAGGCCCGGCCGACGGTTTCGCTTGCGGGGAGGTCGTGCGGCCTGCCTCGCATTTCACGCCGGCACCGCGGAACCTCTCGTTCGTGGAGGCGGCTTGCCTGCCCTGCGCGGGGGTGACGGCCTGGCGCGCGGTGGTGGCCGACGGCGCCGTGAAGCCCGGCGCCCGCGTGCTCGTTCTGGGAACCGGCGGGGTTTCCCTGTTCGCGCTCCAGTTCGCCAAGGCGGCGGGCGCCACCGTCATCGCCGTCAGTTCGTCGCCTGCTAAACTGGCGCATCTGCGCCGTCTTGGCGCGGATCATGTGATCGACCGCAATGAAACGCCGCAATGGGCCGAGGCCGTGCTCGAACTGACGGGAGGGCTCGGCGTGGAACATGTCATCGAAGTAGGCGGTCCGAACACGTTGCCGCAAAGCGTGCGCGCAGCAAGGACGGGCGCCCACATCGCCATCATCGGGGCGACGGCCGGTTTCGAGACGGACTCGATGCCCTTCGCGGCCGTGCAGGCCAAGCGCCTGTGCCTGCAAGCCGTGACCGTCGGCAGTCGCCGCGACCAGATCGACATGGTTCGCTGCATCGAGGCGCATGACCTCCATCCGGTGGTGGACCGTGTCTTCCCGCTTGCGGAATTTGCCGAGGCAATGGCGCACATGCGGTCGGGCTGTCAGGTCGGCAAGGTCAGCCTGGAGATATGA
- a CDS encoding SDR family NAD(P)-dependent oxidoreductase yields the protein MTDRRFDGRVVVITGGARGLGRAYAELLGSLGARVVINDNGSALSGSGSDAGPAEEAARALRDAGYEAVACSDSVATPEGGKAIVEAALDAFGRIDVLIHNAGNNRFAMLEEISYEDFRAVVDVHLLGAFHVVRPAFERMVGDGYGRIVLTGSIGGLYSMPSVVNYAVSKSGMIGLNNIVAIEGAARGVKSNIILPGAVTRMAEGLDISQYPPMGPDLVAPVVGWLAHESCSVTGEMYVSMGGRVARAFITETEGLYRPDWTIDTVAESIGEIRDTNRLWTFHPAENGFSEHMARSFQLVRGG from the coding sequence ATGACTGATCGCCGCTTCGATGGACGGGTCGTCGTCATCACCGGCGGGGCGCGGGGCCTCGGCCGGGCTTATGCCGAGCTGCTCGGCTCGCTGGGTGCGAGAGTCGTCATCAACGACAACGGCAGCGCCTTGTCGGGCAGCGGTTCGGACGCCGGGCCTGCCGAAGAGGCCGCCCGCGCTTTGCGCGATGCCGGATATGAAGCGGTTGCCTGCTCCGACAGCGTTGCGACACCGGAAGGCGGAAAGGCGATCGTCGAGGCGGCGCTGGATGCCTTCGGCCGGATCGACGTTCTGATCCACAACGCCGGGAACAACCGGTTCGCGATGCTGGAGGAGATCAGCTACGAGGATTTCCGCGCGGTGGTGGATGTCCACCTGCTCGGAGCCTTCCACGTCGTGCGCCCGGCGTTCGAACGCATGGTCGGGGACGGCTATGGGCGCATCGTGCTGACGGGCTCGATCGGCGGCCTCTATTCGATGCCCAGCGTGGTGAATTACGCGGTTTCGAAGTCGGGCATGATCGGTCTCAACAACATCGTCGCCATCGAGGGCGCGGCGCGCGGGGTGAAATCGAACATCATCCTTCCCGGAGCCGTGACGCGCATGGCAGAGGGGCTCGACATTTCGCAATATCCGCCCATGGGACCGGACCTCGTCGCGCCCGTGGTCGGCTGGCTCGCGCACGAGAGCTGCTCGGTCACGGGTGAAATGTACGTCTCGATGGGGGGGCGGGTGGCCCGTGCCTTCATCACCGAGACCGAGGGCCTTTACCGGCCCGACTGGACGATCGACACCGTGGCCGAAAGCATCGGCGAAATCCGCGACACGAACCGTCTGTGGACGTTCCATCCCGCAGAAAACGGCTTTTCCGAGCACATGGCGCGCAGTTTCCAGCTCGTGCGGGGCGGGTGA
- a CDS encoding class I adenylate-forming enzyme family protein produces MPVHDASSHRFVADRSVSIARGIPLSEETGIGPLTLGGFLRDVTSRHGGREALVHRLDDGSRERWSYCDLWDRSCEVARSLIASGLGKGERVGILMTNRAEFLSAVFGAALAGGVATPLSTFSTPAELEYLIAHSAVSCLLFERGVLKKDFLEILCDLDPQIGTGVPGGYGSSRFPFLRELVVLGGERRGAVRSWREFLELGQAIGEARLEARSRSVVPADPGALFFSSGSTARPKGILSAHQGVSLQMWRMGRQQGLGDGVRSWTANGFFWSGNFSMIIGGTLSMGGSLILQRTFHPVEALDLFQSERVTFPFAWPHQWEQLTAAPNWQSVDLSSVTFVDMACPLASHPTVTTSWIEPRHCYGNTETFTLSAAFPAMTTADTAGESHGIPLPGNLLKIVDPLTGHAVALGQNGEIAVKGPTLMLGYLGTPLFETLDETGYFRTGDGGRLDEEGRLHWQGRLNDIIKTGGANVSPLEIDEAIRALPGIKMSQTVGVPHETLGEIVVACVVFHAGAEAGEDVLREKLRTVLASYKVPRRIIGLDEAQMGLTGSAKIKTSELRALAANWLANEPG; encoded by the coding sequence TTGCCTGTACACGATGCGTCTTCGCACCGCTTTGTCGCTGATCGCTCCGTCTCCATCGCGCGCGGGATTCCGCTGAGCGAGGAGACGGGAATTGGCCCCCTGACGCTTGGCGGCTTCCTTCGGGACGTGACGTCTCGCCATGGAGGCCGCGAAGCGCTGGTCCACCGGCTGGACGACGGTTCGCGGGAGCGGTGGAGCTATTGCGACTTGTGGGATCGTTCCTGCGAGGTGGCCCGATCGCTCATTGCGTCGGGGCTGGGCAAGGGGGAGCGTGTCGGCATCCTCATGACCAACCGCGCGGAGTTCCTCTCGGCGGTGTTCGGTGCGGCACTGGCGGGCGGCGTCGCCACTCCGCTCAGCACATTTTCGACACCCGCCGAACTCGAATACCTGATCGCGCATTCGGCGGTGTCGTGCCTGCTGTTCGAACGGGGCGTGCTGAAGAAGGATTTCCTCGAAATCCTTTGCGATCTCGACCCGCAGATCGGGACGGGCGTTCCGGGAGGCTATGGTTCCAGCCGGTTTCCGTTCCTCAGGGAACTGGTTGTGCTGGGCGGGGAAAGGCGCGGTGCCGTTCGTTCCTGGCGCGAGTTCCTCGAACTGGGGCAGGCGATCGGCGAGGCCAGGCTGGAGGCGCGTTCGCGAAGCGTGGTCCCGGCCGATCCGGGGGCGCTGTTCTTCTCGTCCGGCTCTACCGCGCGGCCGAAGGGCATTCTTTCCGCTCATCAGGGCGTATCGTTGCAGATGTGGCGGATGGGCCGCCAGCAAGGCCTTGGCGACGGGGTGCGCAGCTGGACTGCCAACGGGTTCTTCTGGTCCGGCAACTTTTCGATGATCATCGGCGGAACCCTGTCGATGGGCGGCTCGCTGATCCTTCAGCGCACGTTCCATCCGGTGGAGGCGCTGGACCTTTTCCAGTCGGAGCGGGTGACGTTTCCCTTCGCCTGGCCGCATCAGTGGGAACAGCTTACCGCTGCTCCGAACTGGCAATCGGTGGACCTGTCCTCCGTGACCTTCGTGGACATGGCATGCCCGCTCGCCTCTCATCCGACTGTCACCACCAGCTGGATCGAACCGCGGCACTGCTACGGCAATACCGAGACGTTCACGCTGAGCGCGGCGTTCCCGGCCATGACGACGGCCGATACCGCAGGCGAAAGCCACGGAATTCCGCTGCCGGGGAACCTCCTCAAGATCGTCGATCCGCTGACGGGCCATGCAGTTGCGCTGGGGCAGAACGGGGAGATCGCGGTGAAGGGACCGACGCTGATGCTCGGCTATCTCGGCACGCCGCTGTTCGAGACACTGGACGAGACAGGCTATTTCCGCACGGGGGACGGTGGCAGGCTCGACGAAGAGGGCAGGCTGCACTGGCAGGGCAGGCTCAACGACATCATCAAGACCGGCGGCGCGAACGTCTCTCCGCTGGAGATCGACGAGGCGATCCGCGCGCTTCCGGGCATCAAGATGAGCCAGACGGTCGGGGTGCCGCATGAGACGCTGGGCGAGATCGTGGTCGCCTGCGTGGTTTTCCATGCCGGCGCCGAAGCAGGCGAGGATGTGCTGCGCGAAAAACTGCGCACCGTGCTGGCAAGCTACAAGGTGCCGCGCCGGATCATCGGCCTCGACGAAGCGCAGATGGGCTTGACCGGATCGGCAAAGATCAAGACCTCCGAACTGCGCGCGCTTGCGGCAAACTGGCTGGCGAACGAACCTGGCTGA
- a CDS encoding FAS1-like dehydratase domain-containing protein yields MDISDVEWRLGHKVGGGELWEPCNKTDIRRWVMAMDYVNPLHWDQRFAAQTKFGDIIAPQSICVALDYGHGNNQACVGRIDGQHMIFGGEEWWWYGTHVRPGDHLSHERIFTGYKLTDTKFAGPTLFQRGDTIHRNQRGDLIAKSCPTVIRYLAKEAEKRGMYASTAGTPHKWTAAELDEIDKIRRDWFLSNREGKSPHFEEVSVGDKLPRRVIGPHSIASFTTEYRAFIFNIWGSFYWQGVEGVPDCWVNQDMGWIDGFSFDEEGALTDPRLRDGLYLGPSRGHIDDGRASEIGMHRAYGYGATMAAWNTDYLAFWAGHDGMVRHAKTEFRGPAFEGDVTYIEGEVIEKIENSEWGFPVVRIEVRMTNQDGKIVVTAVNEVQLPY; encoded by the coding sequence ATGGACATCAGCGACGTAGAGTGGCGCCTTGGGCACAAGGTTGGCGGCGGCGAACTGTGGGAGCCGTGCAACAAGACCGACATTCGCCGCTGGGTCATGGCGATGGACTATGTGAACCCGCTCCACTGGGACCAGCGGTTCGCCGCGCAGACGAAGTTCGGCGATATCATCGCGCCGCAATCGATCTGCGTCGCGCTCGACTATGGCCACGGCAACAACCAGGCCTGCGTCGGCCGGATCGACGGCCAGCACATGATCTTCGGCGGTGAGGAATGGTGGTGGTACGGCACCCATGTCCGCCCCGGAGACCATCTCAGCCATGAGCGCATCTTCACCGGCTACAAGCTGACCGATACCAAGTTTGCCGGGCCCACCCTGTTCCAGCGCGGCGATACGATCCACCGCAACCAGCGCGGCGATCTGATTGCGAAATCCTGCCCCACGGTGATCCGCTATCTGGCGAAGGAAGCCGAAAAGCGCGGCATGTATGCTTCCACCGCCGGTACCCCGCACAAGTGGACGGCAGCCGAACTGGACGAGATCGACAAGATCCGCCGCGACTGGTTCCTCTCGAACCGCGAAGGCAAGTCGCCGCATTTCGAGGAAGTGTCGGTGGGAGACAAGTTGCCCCGCCGCGTGATCGGTCCGCACTCCATCGCCAGCTTCACCACCGAGTATCGCGCCTTCATCTTCAACATCTGGGGCAGTTTCTACTGGCAGGGTGTGGAGGGTGTTCCCGATTGCTGGGTCAATCAGGACATGGGCTGGATAGACGGCTTTTCCTTCGACGAGGAAGGCGCGCTGACCGATCCGCGCCTGCGCGACGGGCTCTACCTCGGCCCATCGCGCGGACATATCGATGATGGCCGCGCCAGCGAGATCGGCATGCACCGCGCTTATGGCTACGGCGCGACGATGGCCGCCTGGAACACCGATTATCTGGCCTTCTGGGCGGGGCATGACGGCATGGTGCGCCACGCCAAGACCGAGTTCCGCGGTCCTGCCTTCGAGGGCGATGTCACGTACATCGAGGGCGAGGTGATCGAGAAGATCGAGAACTCGGAATGGGGCTTCCCGGTGGTTCGCATCGAGGTGCGCATGACCAACCAGGACGGCAAGATCGTGGTCACCGCGGTCAACGAAGTCCAGCTTCCGTACTGA
- a CDS encoding response regulator, producing MTPVPPRENLFARHATAIAIGVITAAFLFAALMFVSQDATLSRARNWVDHTYTVRRHISLLRDLYENAETGQPGYLLTGNPDFLQTYHDALRDARNAPLDDARTPIRRSIRQELALLRHLTADNPSQQANLDELDLRSQALLDYLASTIRARTLRNGQQAGAAEVAEATLAHGKYLMERVREQLSIMTTEEEHLLRQRQEVDATSLGHNKWLMGIITLISYVAIVLAVWLYQRSRARSLAQQRLYTRELEQREEELKMQQEELKASNEEIEASNEELEEKTGALEEQNERIRAQARDLEEAKRLIEEKAREVEQSSKYKSEFLANMSHELRTPLNSLLILSRGLAANETGNLTAEQVEEARVIHNGGLELLNLINDILDLSKVEAGKIHIIAEDTPIDAIVSHLSQSFERVARDKGVAFHIACDPALPARLHTDAQRVEQIMKNLLSNAFKFTQQGSVTLALERAAKGVALQRADLDPARTIGLSVTDTGIGIGESKLKDIFEAFQQEDGSTDRHYGGTGLGLTIARKFAQVLGGEIHVRSIKGQGSTFTLFLPLGEAGTSMATADRHSKPAQPETVLPEGTERGPATRFLDDDRQSLKPGDRVLLIIEDDPEFAMTLMKTARKRGYKVLAAGDGKSGLILAADYPVRAILLDLRLPDIDGLNVLDQLKHALNTRHIPVHIISGADDAEPFTPMRKGAVGFLAKPVAEEEIDTAFTRIEAMLRAEIKHVLLIEDDRVTQTAIRRLLGQKNIEITVAETGSSAFEQMKLQAFDCVILDLSLPDMTGFEWLKLAEGVIGEDGRPPVIVHTARDLTEEENRNLARYTGSIVIKGASSSERLLDEVTLFLHSIEASLSRDQQALIRMHHDPDQSLKNRTVLLVDDDMRNTFALSRALKKHSLNLVIADNGQMALEKLKENDQIELVIMDIMMPVMDGYQTMREIRGNREWAQLPIIALTARAMPEEVDRCMEAGANDYMMKPVDIDRLLTLLRVWLFRQEKAA from the coding sequence ATGACGCCTGTGCCGCCAAGGGAAAACCTGTTCGCCCGCCATGCCACGGCCATTGCGATCGGCGTGATCACCGCCGCCTTCCTGTTCGCGGCGCTGATGTTCGTAAGCCAGGACGCGACCCTCAGTCGCGCGCGAAACTGGGTGGACCATACTTATACGGTTCGCCGCCATATCTCACTCTTGCGGGATCTTTACGAAAACGCCGAGACCGGGCAGCCCGGCTATCTCCTGACCGGCAATCCCGACTTCCTCCAGACCTACCATGATGCCCTGCGAGACGCCAGGAACGCACCGCTCGATGACGCCCGCACGCCGATACGCCGCTCCATCCGGCAGGAACTCGCCCTGCTGCGCCACCTGACGGCCGACAATCCCTCCCAACAGGCCAATCTCGACGAGCTGGACCTGCGAAGCCAGGCCCTGCTCGACTATCTGGCCTCGACAATAAGGGCGCGCACCCTCCGGAACGGCCAGCAGGCCGGCGCTGCGGAAGTGGCCGAAGCCACGCTGGCGCACGGCAAGTACCTGATGGAGCGGGTACGCGAACAGCTCAGCATCATGACCACTGAGGAAGAGCACCTGCTGAGGCAGCGGCAGGAGGTCGATGCCACCAGCCTTGGTCACAACAAATGGCTGATGGGCATCATCACGCTGATTTCCTACGTCGCCATTGTCCTGGCGGTATGGCTCTATCAGCGCAGCCGCGCCCGGTCGCTGGCACAGCAGCGGCTTTACACGCGCGAGCTCGAACAGCGCGAGGAAGAGCTCAAGATGCAGCAGGAGGAGCTCAAGGCCTCGAACGAGGAGATTGAAGCGTCCAACGAGGAGCTTGAGGAAAAGACAGGGGCGCTGGAAGAGCAGAACGAGCGTATACGGGCACAGGCGCGCGATCTGGAGGAAGCCAAGCGACTGATCGAGGAAAAGGCACGCGAGGTCGAACAATCCTCGAAATACAAGTCCGAGTTCCTCGCCAACATGAGCCATGAGCTGCGCACGCCGCTCAATTCCCTGCTGATCCTCTCACGCGGGCTCGCCGCCAACGAAACCGGCAACCTGACCGCCGAACAGGTTGAAGAGGCGCGGGTCATCCACAATGGCGGCCTGGAACTGCTCAACCTCATCAACGATATCCTCGATTTGTCCAAGGTCGAGGCAGGCAAGATCCATATCATTGCCGAAGACACGCCCATCGATGCCATCGTCAGCCATCTGAGCCAGAGCTTCGAGCGTGTCGCGCGGGACAAGGGCGTGGCCTTCCACATCGCGTGCGACCCCGCCCTGCCCGCACGCCTCCATACCGATGCCCAGCGCGTCGAACAGATCATGAAGAACCTGCTGTCCAACGCGTTCAAGTTCACGCAGCAAGGCTCGGTCACACTGGCCCTGGAACGTGCCGCCAAAGGCGTGGCCCTGCAGCGGGCCGATCTCGATCCGGCCCGGACCATCGGGCTTTCGGTGACGGATACCGGAATCGGCATCGGCGAGAGCAAGCTCAAGGATATCTTCGAGGCCTTCCAGCAGGAAGATGGCTCCACCGATCGCCACTATGGCGGCACGGGGCTGGGCCTGACCATCGCCCGCAAATTCGCACAGGTGCTGGGCGGGGAGATCCACGTGCGGAGCATCAAGGGGCAGGGATCGACCTTCACCCTGTTCCTTCCGCTCGGCGAGGCAGGCACATCCATGGCCACGGCTGACCGGCACTCGAAACCCGCACAACCCGAGACCGTCCTGCCCGAAGGCACGGAACGCGGCCCCGCGACACGGTTTCTCGACGACGACCGCCAGTCGCTGAAACCGGGAGATCGGGTCCTTCTCATCATCGAGGACGATCCCGAATTCGCCATGACCCTGATGAAGACGGCGCGCAAACGGGGTTACAAGGTGCTTGCCGCCGGAGACGGCAAGAGCGGGCTCATCCTGGCCGCCGACTATCCCGTCAGAGCCATCCTGCTCGACCTGCGGCTGCCCGATATCGATGGCCTGAACGTCCTCGACCAGTTGAAGCACGCGCTGAACACTCGCCATATCCCGGTGCACATCATTTCCGGCGCAGACGACGCCGAGCCGTTCACGCCCATGCGCAAGGGGGCGGTGGGTTTCCTTGCCAAGCCTGTGGCCGAGGAAGAGATCGACACCGCCTTCACCCGGATCGAGGCCATGCTGCGCGCCGAGATCAAGCATGTCCTGCTGATCGAGGACGACCGCGTGACGCAAACAGCCATCCGCCGTCTGCTGGGCCAAAAGAATATCGAGATCACCGTAGCGGAAACCGGTTCCAGCGCGTTCGAACAGATGAAGCTGCAAGCGTTCGACTGCGTGATCCTCGACCTCAGCCTGCCGGACATGACCGGGTTCGAATGGCTGAAACTCGCGGAAGGCGTGATTGGCGAAGATGGGCGGCCGCCGGTTATCGTCCACACCGCGCGCGACCTTACCGAAGAGGAAAACCGCAATCTCGCCCGATATACCGGGAGCATCGTGATAAAGGGCGCCTCTTCATCGGAACGCCTGCTGGATGAGGTCACGCTGTTCCTGCACAGCATCGAGGCAAGCCTCTCGCGCGACCAGCAGGCCCTGATCCGCATGCACCACGATCCCGACCAGTCACTCAAGAACCGCACCGTGCTGCTTGTCGATGACGACATGCGCAACACTTTCGCGCTGTCGAGAGCGCTGAAGAAGCACAGCCTCAACCTGGTCATCGCCGACAATGGGCAAATGGCGCTGGAGAAGCTGAAGGAAAACGATCAGATCGAACTCGTCATCATGGACATCATGATGCCCGTGATGGACGGCTATCAGACCATGCGGGAAATTCGCGGCAATCGCGAGTGGGCGCAATTGCCGATCATCGCGTTGACCGCGCGCGCCATGCCCGAAGAAGTCGATCGCTGCATGGAAGCCGGTGCCAACGACTACATGATGAAGCCCGTGGACATTGACCGGCTCCTGACGCTCTTGCGGGTCTGGCTGTTCCGTCAGGAGAAGGCGGCATGA
- a CDS encoding VOC family protein, protein MGIAGIDHVNIRTMDPESSAQFYERALGLVYRPGPAVMGNRSHWLYDDEGNAVIHFREKAADTASTGAIDHVALRCSNRPAMKARLDGAGIQYAEADHITPGLAQIFLMDPHGVALELNFAEPRHPD, encoded by the coding sequence ATGGGGATCGCGGGAATCGACCATGTTAACATCAGGACCATGGATCCTGAGAGTTCGGCTCAATTCTACGAACGTGCGCTTGGCCTGGTCTACAGGCCCGGGCCGGCCGTCATGGGAAACCGGTCCCACTGGCTCTACGATGACGAAGGCAATGCGGTGATCCACTTCCGGGAGAAAGCCGCAGACACCGCAAGCACCGGCGCGATCGATCACGTTGCCCTTCGTTGCAGCAACCGGCCGGCGATGAAGGCCCGGCTTGATGGTGCCGGCATCCAGTATGCGGAAGCCGATCACATCACGCCCGGCCTTGCCCAGATCTTTCTCATGGACCCGCATGGCGTTGCACTGGAACTGAACTTCGCCGAGCCCCGACACCCGGACTGA
- a CDS encoding alpha/beta hydrolase fold domain-containing protein — protein sequence MTGRTGYLTLAMACILASAAANAQPSDYPAPSPASAPQEAGAIPLYGARTPGSADSEVWAKYFGKDYAVRNVTRPTLTPVLPDPAKATGAAVIVAPGGAFMALSMSHEGWDVAQALADRGIAAFVLKYRLLPTPKDEKEAGKYVWAKMMEGMPDPSRPPVLGNPQATEDGLAALAMVRENAAKWGIDRARVGMIGFSAGAMTSLQTVLAAKPGERPAFFGYIYGPQAKIDVPADASPMFDAIALDDPLFPSMGFPIAQAWQAAKRPVEIHGYQQGSHGFGLGKPNTTTTLLIDEFTAWLAMQGFLTRKSAP from the coding sequence ATGACGGGCAGGACAGGATATCTCACACTGGCCATGGCGTGCATCCTGGCATCGGCAGCCGCGAATGCGCAGCCTTCCGATTACCCTGCACCATCGCCGGCCAGCGCCCCGCAGGAAGCCGGTGCCATCCCGCTCTACGGCGCCCGCACGCCGGGCTCCGCGGATAGCGAGGTGTGGGCGAAGTACTTCGGCAAGGACTACGCCGTCCGCAACGTCACCCGGCCGACCTTGACCCCGGTTCTACCCGATCCGGCCAAGGCCACCGGCGCGGCCGTGATCGTGGCGCCCGGCGGCGCGTTCATGGCGCTGTCGATGTCGCACGAGGGCTGGGATGTCGCCCAGGCCCTTGCCGATCGCGGCATCGCCGCCTTCGTCCTCAAGTATCGGTTGCTGCCCACTCCGAAGGACGAAAAGGAAGCCGGAAAATACGTCTGGGCCAAGATGATGGAGGGCATGCCCGATCCAAGCCGGCCGCCGGTGCTGGGCAACCCGCAGGCGACCGAGGATGGTCTGGCCGCGCTTGCCATGGTGCGGGAAAATGCCGCGAAGTGGGGCATCGATCGCGCGCGGGTGGGCATGATCGGGTTTTCGGCCGGAGCGATGACTTCGCTCCAGACGGTACTCGCCGCAAAACCCGGAGAGCGTCCCGCATTCTTCGGCTACATCTATGGCCCGCAGGCCAAGATCGACGTTCCGGCCGATGCCTCCCCGATGTTCGATGCCATCGCGCTAGACGATCCCCTGTTCCCCTCGATGGGCTTCCCCATCGCGCAGGCCTGGCAAGCCGCGAAGCGCCCGGTCGAAATCCACGGCTACCAGCAGGGCAGCCATGGTTTCGGCCTCGGCAAGCCGAACACGACGACCACGCTCCTCATCGACGAGTTCACCGCGTGGCTCGCGATGCAGGGCTTCCTGACGCGAAAGTCAGCCCCTTAG